Genomic segment of Strix uralensis isolate ZFMK-TIS-50842 chromosome 14, bStrUra1, whole genome shotgun sequence:
CAATTACCCCACAACCTGATTAACACATTGCATGTGGTTATTTTGTTCTGCTCTATTTTATATCAATGCTTCTGTTTTAGTGTATTGTTCTACTTGTTGCTGGCCAAAATATACCTCAGGCCAGTCTAGACCTTTCTGTTAATGCAGTTTCTCTCTGAGGCTTCATTCAGGATAAACGGTTTGTTACTATGTAGTTCCTTgatgcagagaaaaataaaattatgttttaaaagaaaattacttggaGACGTTTTTGGGGCTGGCTGTGTCAGAGCTATTGTAGCAAGGCAGAGCTGAGATTCACTGAGGGATTGGGATGTGCAGGGCAGATCCTCAGCCTTTTGCTCTTAGTATGCAGCTCCCAGACAGTCAAATTATTCCAGACACTCTTGCCTGTGATATCATCTATGCTTAAAAGACTGGAGATATGCAGGCAGCAATCAGATAGCTGAACTACAAGGAGAAATATTAGATGAGTGCGGCTTAGAGCAGGGGCTTTGCTTGCTGTAAATTGAATTCATATTCTCATAGAAGATCCAGTTCTGCCCCCGTGTGCAGAGATCTGGGAACAACAACCTGTTTCGGGAGCTCTTGCAGTGTGCCACATGCTACTCAAAGGCATTTTGCGTTTGTGCCTACAGTAGCATAGACTGGAGCATAGTACCACTTTATTCTTGATCACGGTATGGTGTGTGACAGCAGGATACGGGAGCAAGGACAATGATACCGCTGCTGAAATAACAACGTGTGGTCTTGCATGCACACAGccatcttttctatttttcaaaaaaattaagaagtataATTTCTTTCGGTAGCCAGATGAAGCCTGTGACAAGTTTTAGACTAAAGCAGGGAACATAAAAGAAGAATTTTGCAGGTCGTGGTAAATTAGGACTTGCTTGAGATAGGGAGTCTCAAGACCAGAGGAAAAGATTCCCAGGAAGATATCACTGTTATGGGAAGAAATAATGCTGGATTAGAAACTGGGTAGAATTTCCAGAGTTATTGGAAATGTACCTTAGTACAAGAGGATCCATCATATGACTACCAATGTTTATCTCATTCATGTGGCCATAACCTTCTTGAATGTTTGCCTTCTAACAACTTGAAATATCAGGAAGAGTTTTATTTAAACCTTTATATGGGTCTCACATCTgtagaaatgttaaaataacCCTATGCCCAAAGTCACTTTACTGAGCCCATCATCATAATACTCTTGAATATCACAGAGTGGTTTTGGCAGGTGAGTTCACTTTGCCCTTCCCATTTGCAACAGATGTATGACATTTCCCAAAGCTCACTCTTCCAAAAGCATGGAGATAGTTGTTTTTGACTGCTCCTAACACCTGTTTTCAACCCATCTGCCGCCCCGCAATTACTTCTGTCCCATTCCCTCTGTTTCTTATTAATGGAGCTCCTTGTGCAATCCCACGTCACACCTAGCCCAACAGCTCTCACTGTCCTGCCCTGTCTGCTACCAATTATCTCCCATCTTTTCTCATAGACCCTGCAGCAAgactccttcctttcttctcttttcctccctgctgccctgtgaAGTGGCAGGGATTACTGGAGGAAAAGAGCTGCTTTTGGAGCAGTCCTGGCTGGCTCCCCAGACTCTCAGAAGCAGCACATGGATCAGAGGGTGATCTCCCCAGCGGATCTAATTAATCAAAGGGCAGGTGTTGGCCAAACCTGAGAACAATGCTGTCCCTAGCAGATACCCTGTCATTCACGACAGCTCCTGAGCCACCAGCATGATTTCAGCCTGGCAGGAGAGGCAACTGGAGAAGCAGCACAGATTCTGGTAACCGGGGTTCTCAGATCAGTGGGTGGATATGGAGGAACTCGGGTTGCAGGGCTGAAGAGGAGGCAGACTACGTTCCTGTAGCCTCACTAACCACCGCAGAGCCACCAAGTGCCGTCTCCGCCGGCGGCTGGTGCAAGTTCTGAGCAAGCCTTGTTTTCAGGCTTCGGCATTCTTGTCCCTGGAGAATAATCAGTATTAATGCTTCTGTGATTACTGCTTCCCTTCCAAATATGCTCACAATCAGTTCAAGCAATCTGAGAGTCAAGTCACTCAGGATGCTAAGAATACAACAGAAACAGCTTTCAAAGGAACCCTTCGACTTCTGATATTTGTGAATAAGATCTAAATAGcattactcatttatttttcaggaaaattatttcattgatATGAACAGGCCAAAACCTGCAAACTCTATTCTGTGACTACAGTTCCCTTGCACTTACGGCTACATTTTTATGATTTATCTGCCCATGCCAAGACTTGAACATCTCCCAGGataataagaaaaacaattgGGATTTTCTATTTAAAACTCAGTCTGACTTTAAGCCACGTGTATGAATCAAGCTTCTTCTAAAGCACAAACGTGTTCCATCCCTCACTTCCTTCCATGGCTACCTTAAAtcaaaaatatattgttttatgcaatatttcttatttgtttttccatATACTTGTGAGAGTTGAACCACTTAACAGAGCCTAGCACATTATTCTTCACTTATCTACCCTAAAACATGACTTCCAGCTGACACTCGAAATTTAATGCCACATAATAGAGGGAGAAGGGGGGAGCCTAAGCACTCACATTCTGTTTGCAGCTGCTGCAAATTTTTCTTGAATGTCTTTGATATTAAGAAGCCCATTTCACCTGCACCTAATACCACTTACTTGCCATTAAGAGGAAACATTATCCCAGTCCAGATTTAAGGCTACCCATTCTCATAATTTCTTAATCAGACTCATGCCCATTGCTAACAGATTAATAACTCGTGCTCCTACATAAAAATGTCTTATAAACTTCTGAAGTTTTAGGCAATGTTTTCCTGATGTCAtgactgttttcttcctgttggtGAGAAATCCAGTGTACCAGGAAAATACAGGAGAGAATGTGGAGAGATTCATTGAGCCCTCAGCATCTTTAAAGTACACTGATGCCTGCCAAACCCCAAATTTTGTGTCTCTAAAAGCTTAGAGTGTCCCATGCTGCTGTCCCCCCACTCTGGTGTACCATACAAATCTCTGGGAGCCCAAATACTGTCTAGTGTATGTAGTATGGTGCGCGCAAGTTTAAACGCTTTCAACAAATGGGCTTTTTTTGCTTTACCAACTTCCATACGTAATTTCACAACATCTAGTATTGAGACAGTGCTCTTGTTTGGAAAGTACAAATCACTCATTGTACAGCAGGGCGCCTTTGTTAACAAGCTGGGTGTAGCTcacatttttgtttaattcttcTGGGCATCTCTCTAACAAACAAGTATTCTTTAGAGCTCAACTCAATAATCAATAcaattttcttagtttacagaGCAAATAATTACTTTCTGGGATTACTTCATAAGGCCAGGGAGATGTATATATATAGTGTGGAGAGAGAAGGCTGAGAACCATCTACTGAACTCATCAGTAACATATTTGCAAGTAGCAGACTATACAACCGTCTCTACTATGAAGACAACACAAAGTGCTGCCCTTCTTGGGCTTGTGCTTCTCAGCTGCCTTTCTGGTAAGTTGTTTTTGTACAGTCTATGCTAATATCTCTAGTTGTCCTGAACCTTtcactttatatatatatgtcctaAAGGAGAGTTCAGCCTTTTGGAGATGTGATGATTTAGTAATACATGGGCTCTCTTTTAAAGAACTTTATCATTGTGCAGATAAATACTATAGATCGGTAGGATGCATTTGTCTGATTTAAGCTTATGAGCCTTGGTGGGGATAATAGTGCTGCAAACAGAGAAAAGTTTATGTCCTATTTCTTCTTTAGTGAGtcaaaatttctggtttcatgaataattgattttttaaatcttagtATATAATTTCTTGTTTACTTAGAGTAGATAAGACATTTGGGAAAACAATCACTTCTCAGTAATGAGAAAGTGTATTTTTGGTTACTCTGTTGGGAAATTGATGATTCTGAAGGAATTTTAGTCAAGGACGTTGtacagtttttatattttataatctCTGGTTTTTTGTAGATATTGTTATTGCTCGACAACGGGTGAGTAGTAGATCTTCTTTGTCATTTGGTCTTGATTTCTCAGTCTAGATGAATAATTCATACTCACACTTTATCCCAGGGAAATCTTGAGGgagcaaaaaaaagaagagtgagtgagaaaggaaggaaaagggccCCTAAGTATTAAACCAcctcttttccccaaaataagaaaataccTTTATCAGAGAAAGATAACTTACCATGTTGATGACAAAAAAGTCAGCGATTAATAATGTAGAGTGAGAGTCAGCACAGCAAGGAGTGCCAGCAGAAAATCTATAGAACTATTGAATAACTGCCTAAATATCTTCCCTGTCTTGAGTCCCCCAAGAACGATCATTTTTCCCTGCAATTCTTGCCAAAAGTACTGAAAGTCTTAATAGCAGCAAGGTGCTTTTGTATGCTGTAAGAAACACAGTGTATTTTGTTCCCTCTTCTTCACCATGGAGGaatgatagagaaaaaaaatgaccaaCAGTAGTCTCCCTACGCAGTGAAAACATGATTAGCACAAGCGCACCCTTCTCCCTACTTGGAGAAATGACGAGTCCTCTTTAACAGGCCTCCTGCGGCATGTACCGGTTGTCTGCGAAAATGCAGCTTGCCTGTCCCCGCAACTACGAACCCGTCTGCGGGACCGATGATGTGACCTACCCCAACGAGTGCTCCCTCTGCAGAGAAATCTTGTGAGTATAAGGTCTCCTGATTACCTACAATGCCAGTTCAAGCAGCAGACAAAAGCCTTTGGGGTTGTGACTAATTGTGGGGTGGACTAGATTTTTCATAAGTTTCTGTCTTCCCTAATGCCTGTGATCTTCCGTGTCAAAGCTCCTGAATCTGATTAATTACTGGGGCTTTATGATGGAGAGACTTAATGAGTGAGATGACTACATGGTATGAAGAGATTaatccttcctttcctcctctctctttccccctagCCTTAACCGAGCCATCGACAAGAAGCACGATGGAAGATGTGTTAAGGTACGGTCTGAGATCGGTTCCTTCTCCTGCAGCACTGAGCAGTGGTGGGTGAAATGATGGCAGAGAGCTAGACAGAAACCTTGCCTAGGattaattctgtattaaaaacGTACAATTTCAAActgtcagaaaagaaattaaaatgaagattttcagatttgcaagaatttcttttaaattttgtttgaaTAGATAAAATTGatgagttttaaaatgttatcttGTGTATAACGCTAGACTTAAGAATGGAAACTTTTGATTTCAGTAATGCTTCAGCATTATCAAAACACTTCTCTTTAGACTTAGACTTAGAGGCTTGTTGAAGCTAAGAAATCCCCAGAGGAAGTTTGGATTTTGactaaaaagtaattttgtaacagaaaaaacGATTCTGTCAGAACGTTTACCATAAAGTTTGTTTATCAATACATGGAGCCACCGTGAAGTGGAGAAGTATCTCTATTTTTAGTTTAGAGAGAGAAAGTAAAGAAACACTCTGGCTGTGCAATTTAACATGATACAACAACTTCCATTTCTGTACACTCAGAGTACAGCAGAAACACCGGGGTGAGTATAAACTCTATTTTCAAGTGGCACTGATATTTTGCAGCAAAAGTTGCTGCCGCATAAAGTATTTTAGGCAAAGATCCTTCACGGTGGCATTCATGGTGAAAATCCCTAATACGATAGGGATGAAGCCCActtcaggacaggaaaaaacagaTACTCCAGGATCATGCTCTACCAATGTACAGGATTTCAACTGTTTGTTCTCCTTCAACTCCACCACGCTGGGGCTGGAAGATCCTCTCCCCTTCCAGTtatggggagaggaggagatgtCTCTTGAACCATGCTCCATTACACAGGACTAACGTAAAGGGGAGCAGAGATTAAAATGTTGTTCTGTGACTGTTTCAGCTCGACTGTACCGGCCACCTGAAAGCCCGCAATGGTCATGAGACTCCCTGCACCCTGGAGTACATGCCCATCTGTGGCACCAATGGAGTTACCTACACAAACCGCTGCAACTTCTGCAATGCTGTGGCGTAAGTGAGGGGCTGGGTCGTGGGGGGGTTTCTGGATCAGTAGGTGCTCGTGTTGGTATTTAGAGAGTAACGAGGTAGTTTGACTCGTGAAGCAGCTGCACTGTGGTCATTCATTCCCAACTTTCTTTCTTCCCAAAGGAATGGAGTGGACGTAAACCTGCGCTACATTGGAGAATGCTTCGAGGTAAAGTGCAGAAACCTGCACTCTTAACTGCTGTTACAATaccttttaaaacacagatttacGGAATCATAACTAAATAATAGAAATGCCTGAACTGTCCTGGTGCATTTGGCCTGGAAACAGGATTTGAGGAAAATAGTTAAAGTATGCCAGGGTCAAAGGGTATTAAACCAAATCCATCACTCAGATACACAGTCCCTGCTCTGACCTGGGACCACAGCAGTCACCGGGTGCTGAGACCTTCGTTTACTGGGAAAGCAGCTGAGCAAGAGAGGCTGCCTCAGTCCttctgcaggagagcaggagggTCATAAACTACCAGCACTATCAGTAGTGGCAGTTCCTTGGGTGGGAGTACTTTCTGCAGTGTGGCTTATGACCATCCACTTTCTGTGACCTGGCCTCTGCTAGCCTGCTGAACCAGAGCAACCAGTGGGAGGGCCAGCCTGGAAATGTCAGCATGGTCATTTTGCTATTTATAAtagtatttattacttttttttctttgcacctGCCTTCTGCCTACTTCAGGCTGCTCCAGGAAAGCACGTTCTCTACCTTGGAGTTTGCAGAGTTACTTAGAACAACAGAGCCTTGCACCTGAAAAGTGCTTTTATACTTTGCCATGTCATAAACATTAAATAAACATAAATCACTCACGTAGGAAAATACAGGgaacaaaagctttaaaatgtgttGTTTCATTATTAGGAGATTGACTGCAGTGAACACAAGGGTAACAATCTCATCTGCACCGCCGAGTATGACCCCCTTTGCGGCTCTGACGGCAGAACTTATGGAAATAAGTGCCAGTTCTGCAATGCAGTTTCGTAAGTATGGAGCTCACTGCGTAGCCATGAAACCAGAGGAGCCAGCACACACATGCAGTGGTGGCAGCTGGTGTGGAAGCCCCAGAGCTCCTGTTAGCCACGTGGTAAATCCATCCCTGCTCCATGTTCCTCTCCCGATGCTCACTCCTCTGTCACTCCCCAGGCACTGCAGATTTTAAGCCAAAGCAAGTCTTCTCCTTCCCTTGCAGTTAAATCCAGATCCCTGTTTGCAAGCTCATAGCTTGCTGACTCCTTCTCTGACACAGTGTTTTAAACTGTGACCGTAGGAGGTGTCCAAAATTATGGGGTTTGCCCCAAATCTCTTTAATGTGAGAAAGCATGTAACCTAGGGAATCAGGAAAGAGGTGAAACATTAAGTGAAGTACATTATAACTTGGAGAGCACAAGAACATTGTCTTATTTGGGTAAAGTTAGACTATAAAACTGAGATCCACGTCTGTAATTTCAGTCTCCCTCTTTCTCTTCAGGTTTAGCCGGGGAACTCTGCTCCTCAAACGCCATGGCGAATGCTGAGCGCTGGAGCCATACCCTTCGCCCTGACTTTTCCCTTACAGATCCTGCAATCAAAcacactcttccctgctcccttGACTGTTGCACATTGGTCTCTGCTTTGATTGATCAATAAATTAAACTCAGCCACTCTCTTTGCCATGTACtggtttttgattgtttttttttttttcagggcagGGGTAATGGTCTTCAGACTTTTAGGTTATCTCTCAGGCAGGAGAAGTTGTGAAATAAACCACAGTAAAGTGTAACACTCATCACACACCAGCCCAAGCCCTCACAAGAATATGTCACTCCATATGAGACCATCAGAAGAGAAACCAAGCTGCTATAAAATACTGCCACTTTCCTAATTTTGGTGTCTTATAGAGTGTAAATGGATTTGCCTTTGTAACAGCCCTGAGTCTTGGAAGAACTGGTCCTTTTAGGGGCCCTGACATGGGGGGATGGCCCTGAGGAAGTGTGAAAAAGAAAGGTGGCCCTGGTCAGAAAGCCCTGTCTGGTCACCCCTGGGCAAGGGGCAGGTTTGGCAGTGCATTATAAAAAGGAGGCTTATGGCAAAGGGAGGAGGCTATCTCATAGGAAAGAAAATTAGGAACTGCTGCTTCCTTGAAGGGTGTGTCCATCGAGACTGTTGATCAGCAGAAAATTGCAGCAAGCTGGGCAAGGCTGTAATGAGTCTAATGAGAACCTGAGGAGAAATTAGACTGGGCTCAGGCTTTCAGCTTTTTGGAGAAGAGATCTGAAAAGTTGTACCTGGGGTATTTGAGGCAGAGGTAGGACAGGGGACCCTTCATAAAAAGGTCTTGGATTTTCTAACCCCAGGAAAGAAGGGCCAGAAGATGTGCTGGTAGCTTCAAGATGCTTTCTATCTTGGGAAAAAAGGTATGGAGATAACATCTTTGTGGGAGCCTAAGGAGTGCATTGGAGGAACAATAATATATATGAATGTTCGTGATGATGTGCCATCTTTTTAGGTGAGTCAAAGAGTTAATACGCAAACAGCACAGGGAAAAAGTCCCAAgtgccacagctcacacagtcccttcctcctcctttcccc
This window contains:
- the LOC141949725 gene encoding double-headed protease inhibitor, submandibular gland-like, with product MKTTQSAALLGLVLLSCLSDIVIARQRASCGMYRLSAKMQLACPRNYEPVCGTDDVTYPNECSLCREIFLNRAIDKKHDGRCVKLDCTGHLKARNGHETPCTLEYMPICGTNGVTYTNRCNFCNAVANGVDVNLRYIGECFEEIDCSEHKGNNLICTAEYDPLCGSDGRTYGNKCQFCNAVSFSRGTLLLKRHGEC